In Candidatus Pelagibacter ubique HIMB140, a single window of DNA contains:
- the hisG gene encoding ATP phosphoribosyltransferase, protein MKKNILNIGIPSKGRLRKDVLNIFKKNKLNLISERGERDLLGSIKQKKNVKILYLHAREIIERLGDGSLDLGFSGFDLLKESEINIQKKINVIKKYDFGKATLVVAIPDPWIDVQTIADLEEIAFEFRDKKKKRLRVATKYPNLTRDFLFSKGVTQFKLVDSLGATEAYPFTGSSEIITDITSTGETLKANNLRILKDGEILKSEACMMISKSSSKNKSLKSLARLLSKN, encoded by the coding sequence ATGAAGAAAAATATTTTAAATATTGGAATTCCTAGCAAAGGTAGACTCAGAAAGGATGTCTTAAACATATTTAAAAAAAATAAATTAAATCTAATTTCAGAAAGAGGAGAAAGAGATTTATTAGGTTCAATTAAACAAAAGAAAAATGTTAAAATTTTATACCTTCATGCAAGAGAAATTATAGAAAGACTAGGAGATGGTTCTTTAGATCTAGGATTTTCCGGATTTGATTTGTTGAAAGAGAGTGAAATAAATATTCAAAAGAAAATTAATGTGATTAAAAAATATGACTTCGGGAAGGCCACGTTAGTAGTTGCAATTCCAGATCCTTGGATTGATGTTCAAACTATTGCTGATTTAGAGGAAATAGCATTTGAGTTTAGAGACAAGAAAAAGAAAAGATTAAGAGTTGCTACCAAATATCCAAATTTAACAAGAGATTTTTTATTTTCCAAAGGGGTTACTCAATTTAAATTAGTAGATAGTTTAGGTGCTACAGAGGCATATCCTTTTACTGGTTCATCAGAAATAATTACTGACATCACTTCAACAGGAGAAACTTTAAAAGCTAATAATCTAAGAATTTTAAAAGATGGTGAAATATTAAAATCAGAGGCTTGTATGATGATATCTAAATCATCCTCTAAAAATAAATCTCTTAAAAGTTTAGCTAGATTACTTTCTAAGAATTAA
- a CDS encoding DNA recombination protein RmuC: protein MEAIFLVILILLLGAVSTILYLNLRSKPEDQKENKEAEEIANLKSEISSLKDTLNTTINSSLGAMSTSFNNLSTGVTKDMTEALTKVDEKVGNFNQQVQLLNQSQEGITKILAGVKKYGTLAEFSLDALIKDLLPASQFMTNVKMKENTSENVEFAIKLQGDVLVPVDSHFPVEKFKAITDGHDAEDKRLVADARAKLATAFKAKAKSVNEKYIVPPKTTDFAIVYAPTESLYKELTEYQDPSTKELLTQELMKKYKVVICGPNTLSAYLQSLHMGFQSLKVQKGATEIYNHLKTISTRFSKHFDNIVVLRKKLEDAMGVVDKFGTDARSINRTLESIKDPEQVEKAVQTDNVEKFVDKQRQIKN from the coding sequence ATGGAAGCTATATTTTTAGTTATTTTAATTTTGCTGCTTGGAGCAGTTTCGACAATTCTTTACTTAAATTTAAGATCTAAGCCTGAAGATCAAAAAGAAAATAAAGAAGCTGAAGAAATAGCTAACTTAAAATCTGAAATTTCAAGTTTAAAGGATACTTTAAATACAACAATCAATAGCTCACTTGGAGCAATGTCCACTTCATTTAACAATCTGTCTACTGGAGTAACAAAAGATATGACAGAGGCTTTAACTAAAGTAGATGAAAAAGTTGGAAATTTTAATCAACAAGTTCAACTATTAAATCAAAGCCAAGAAGGAATAACTAAGATTTTAGCTGGTGTTAAAAAATATGGAACTCTTGCAGAGTTTAGTTTGGATGCACTGATTAAAGATTTACTTCCAGCTTCTCAATTCATGACAAATGTGAAAATGAAAGAAAATACAAGTGAGAATGTAGAATTTGCAATTAAGCTACAAGGTGATGTTTTAGTTCCAGTTGATAGTCATTTTCCGGTGGAGAAATTTAAAGCAATTACCGATGGTCATGACGCGGAAGATAAAAGGTTAGTTGCAGATGCTAGAGCAAAATTAGCCACTGCATTTAAAGCAAAAGCTAAAAGTGTAAATGAAAAATATATTGTACCACCAAAAACTACTGACTTTGCAATTGTGTATGCTCCTACAGAAAGTTTATACAAAGAGTTAACTGAATACCAAGACCCAAGTACAAAAGAATTATTAACGCAAGAATTAATGAAAAAATATAAAGTTGTAATTTGTGGCCCTAATACTTTGTCAGCATATTTGCAATCTTTACATATGGGCTTTCAATCCTTGAAAGTTCAAAAGGGTGCAACTGAAATTTACAATCATTTAAAAACAATAAGTACAAGATTTTCAAAACACTTTGACAACATAGTAGTTCTTAGAAAAAAATTAGAAGATGCTATGGGTGTAGTAGATAAATTTGGAACAGATGCGAGATCAATAAATAGAACTTTGGAAAGTATAAAAGATCCAGAACAAGTTGAGAAAGCTGTACAAACAGACAACGTTGAAAAATTTGTTGATAAACAAAGACAAATAAAAAATTAG
- a CDS encoding exonuclease domain-containing protein yields MDKFVIYDTETTNSTIWGSIIEVGAVVVDKNLNEIGKLNIRGRMPEGEVPSAKALLVNSTSIDLLTKGNYSHYEFLGAVENFFSKAAPALFMGWSNLNFDRRMFHFNFFKGNRYPYITHSSPNKEHDGLHVARAAQTINSETLKTELTDAGNESLALEGLARQQGFDTSQQHTAYHDAFTSLKILRIIKEKHNDNWEKFLTTSTKSSVESILKTEGIYSIFENVKGRNMMYLVSTLHPEHCFHPTYASWGYLWDLRRDPEPFLNMSVNELKANLKKISPKALRVIKTNKAPVVLDKKFALKEKAYADLDLETIQKRAKLVRSSENLCKNIQIINREAAEEKSQTQNQEDLLPEETLYEKFVPNKDTALFKTWHSSSWEDKLRLLDKFQDKRCAWFGQKIIYQEAPHVLPPDLYKNIKSEIARRILSKNREKWQTIAMAYTEIDTLRDQASNRDDEEELKKLDEINEFIMSIEKKYEIA; encoded by the coding sequence ATGGACAAATTTGTAATCTACGACACTGAAACAACTAATAGCACTATTTGGGGATCAATTATTGAGGTTGGAGCAGTTGTTGTTGATAAAAATTTAAATGAAATTGGTAAGTTAAATATCAGAGGCAGAATGCCAGAAGGAGAAGTGCCTAGTGCTAAAGCTCTATTGGTAAACTCAACAAGTATCGATTTACTTACTAAAGGAAATTATTCTCATTATGAATTTTTAGGAGCAGTTGAAAACTTCTTTTCAAAAGCTGCCCCAGCATTATTCATGGGATGGAGTAACTTAAATTTTGATAGACGTATGTTTCATTTTAATTTTTTTAAAGGTAACAGATATCCTTATATTACTCACTCGTCTCCAAATAAAGAACACGACGGTCTTCATGTTGCAAGAGCTGCACAAACAATTAATTCTGAAACTTTAAAAACTGAACTAACAGATGCTGGAAATGAAAGTCTTGCTCTTGAAGGTTTAGCAAGACAACAAGGATTTGATACTTCACAACAACACACCGCGTATCATGATGCATTTACAAGTTTAAAAATTTTAAGAATTATAAAAGAAAAGCATAATGATAATTGGGAAAAATTTTTGACTACCTCTACAAAGAGTAGTGTGGAATCTATTTTAAAGACAGAGGGTATATATTCAATTTTTGAAAATGTTAAAGGAAGAAATATGATGTATTTAGTTTCAACCTTACATCCAGAACATTGTTTTCATCCAACTTATGCTTCTTGGGGATATCTATGGGATTTAAGAAGAGATCCAGAGCCTTTTCTAAACATGTCAGTTAATGAGCTTAAAGCTAATCTTAAAAAAATCAGTCCAAAAGCTCTAAGAGTTATAAAAACAAATAAAGCGCCTGTTGTATTAGATAAAAAATTTGCATTAAAAGAAAAAGCCTATGCAGATCTAGATTTAGAAACAATTCAAAAAAGAGCTAAATTAGTTAGATCTAGTGAAAACTTATGCAAAAATATTCAAATCATTAATAGAGAAGCTGCAGAAGAAAAGTCACAAACTCAAAACCAAGAAGATTTACTTCCCGAAGAAACTTTGTATGAGAAATTTGTTCCAAACAAAGATACTGCTTTATTCAAAACGTGGCACAGTTCATCATGGGAAGATAAATTAAGATTATTAGATAAATTTCAAGATAAAAGATGTGCATGGTTTGGGCAAAAAATAATTTACCAAGAAGCACCTCACGTATTGCCACCTGATTTATATAAAAATATTAAAAGTGAGATAGCTAGAAGAATTTTGAGTAAAAATAGAGAAAAGTGGCAAACTATAGCAATGGCATACACTGAAATAGACACCTTAAGAGATCAAGCATCTAATAGAGATGATGAAGAAGAACTTAAAAAATTAGATGAAATAAATGAATTTATTATGTCTATTGAAAAAAAATATGAAATTGCATAG
- a CDS encoding thioredoxin family protein, which yields MLIDFKDEDFDSKIKNEDVSVIQFSAAWCGPCKALKPVMDKLADEYKGKAGFYYADVEDGGINTGSAAGIRGVPTVIIYKKGVEVDRKVGGVPESHMKEFLEKNI from the coding sequence ATGCTTATAGATTTTAAAGATGAAGATTTTGATAGTAAAATCAAAAATGAAGATGTTTCGGTAATTCAGTTTTCAGCTGCTTGGTGTGGTCCTTGCAAAGCTTTAAAACCAGTAATGGATAAATTAGCTGATGAATACAAAGGTAAAGCTGGTTTTTATTATGCTGATGTAGAAGATGGTGGAATAAATACCGGAAGTGCTGCTGGTATAAGAGGGGTACCAACTGTTATTATTTACAAAAAAGGTGTTGAAGTAGATAGAAAAGTTGGTGGAGTGCCCGAAAGCCACATGAAAGAATTTTTAGAAAAAAATATCTAA
- a CDS encoding bifunctional folylpolyglutamate synthase/dihydrofolate synthase — translation MKLQKILSNFQKLHPKEIDLSLDRIQNLCKKLGNPQDKIKAISVVGTNGKNSTIQAIYAILKEANLKCNVYTSPHIQKINERFVFNNQELNDEELADLLEEVEKVNNNEPITVFEMLSACFFYKAAQYPDNINLIESGLFHRFDATNILKSNLASIVTSISKDHLDWLPKENQTIEQIVFEKTSALLNSNIVIAKQNKKETMECIKKTIKHNSSNKLFFNEDYSYSIQENGFFYYEDKLGGLKLPLPNVLGQFQLENISTAIATIRTLNLGIQNNEIVSGIQNINNLARLQEIKSGKLKELVKNNTLLISGDHNPDGARVVNEYLQTLDCNKHLILGMMSNKDHNEYISYYKNISTLTTIDIPNQPNSIGGKDLKNKLNSFKNAQYKEDIFKAIKSISVKKNDIILITGSLYLAGEILNLN, via the coding sequence ATGAAACTTCAGAAGATACTCAGCAATTTTCAAAAGTTGCATCCTAAAGAAATAGATTTATCTTTAGATAGAATTCAAAATCTTTGTAAAAAATTAGGAAATCCTCAAGATAAAATTAAGGCCATATCAGTTGTTGGAACTAATGGAAAGAACTCTACCATCCAGGCTATTTATGCAATTCTCAAGGAAGCAAATTTAAAATGCAATGTGTATACGAGCCCACATATACAAAAAATTAATGAAAGATTTGTATTTAATAATCAGGAATTAAATGACGAGGAATTAGCTGATTTATTAGAAGAGGTAGAAAAAGTTAATAATAACGAACCAATAACTGTTTTTGAAATGTTATCAGCTTGTTTTTTTTATAAAGCTGCCCAATATCCTGACAATATCAACTTAATTGAAAGTGGTTTATTCCACCGTTTTGATGCTACCAATATTTTAAAGAGTAATCTTGCAAGTATAGTAACATCTATAAGTAAAGACCATCTCGACTGGCTTCCAAAAGAAAATCAAACAATTGAGCAAATTGTTTTTGAAAAAACATCAGCCTTACTTAATTCAAATATTGTTATCGCAAAGCAAAATAAAAAAGAGACAATGGAATGTATTAAAAAAACTATTAAACATAACTCTTCAAATAAGTTATTTTTTAATGAAGACTATAGTTATTCAATTCAAGAGAATGGTTTTTTTTACTATGAGGATAAATTGGGAGGTTTGAAACTTCCTCTACCGAACGTTCTTGGTCAGTTTCAACTAGAAAATATATCAACTGCTATTGCAACTATAAGAACTTTAAATCTCGGAATTCAAAACAATGAAATAGTAAGTGGTATTCAAAATATTAATAATCTTGCAAGATTACAGGAAATTAAATCTGGAAAACTAAAAGAACTTGTAAAAAATAATACATTATTAATTTCTGGAGATCATAATCCTGATGGAGCTAGAGTGGTAAATGAATACCTCCAAACTTTAGATTGTAATAAACACTTAATCTTAGGTATGATGTCCAACAAAGATCATAATGAGTATATTAGTTATTATAAAAATATCTCAACCTTGACCACTATTGATATTCCAAACCAACCTAATTCAATAGGCGGTAAAGACTTAAAAAACAAACTAAATTCTTTCAAAAATGCTCAGTACAAAGAGGATATATTTAAAGCAATCAAGTCTATTTCGGTCAAGAAAAACGATATAATTTTAATTACAGGTTCTCTTTATCTAGCTGGAGAAATACTTAATTTGAATTAG
- a CDS encoding acetyl-CoA carboxylase carboxyltransferase subunit beta, with translation MNWITKIIKAGEKIKTAIRERATKEDIAKSEWTSCCRGPILKKDLEANLWVCPDCNKHHRIKPKQRFDILFGKNNYEVFKTPIPKDDPLNWTDSKSYKDRLKIARKKTGLDCGMMVASGTINNIKITAVASDFDFLGASMAAAEGEAFLYGIQHAIENQTPFICISAGGGMRMMESLISLSQMTRTTLAINELKKNGLPYLVCITDPTAGGITASYAMLGDIHIAEPGALIAFAGARVIQGTVKEELPEGFQKSEYVEKTGFVDLIVERRDLASKIGTLLSILLKQNSAISSEQNETSEDTQQFSKVAS, from the coding sequence ATGAACTGGATAACCAAAATTATTAAAGCAGGTGAAAAAATAAAAACTGCTATACGTGAACGAGCTACTAAAGAAGATATCGCAAAAAGTGAATGGACAAGTTGTTGTCGAGGACCAATTCTAAAAAAAGATTTAGAAGCAAATCTTTGGGTATGTCCAGATTGTAATAAACATCATAGAATTAAACCTAAACAAAGATTTGATATTTTATTTGGAAAAAACAATTACGAAGTTTTTAAAACACCTATTCCAAAAGATGATCCTTTAAATTGGACAGACTCTAAATCATACAAAGATAGATTAAAAATTGCTCGTAAGAAAACTGGATTAGATTGTGGAATGATGGTTGCATCTGGGACAATCAATAATATTAAAATAACAGCTGTTGCATCTGACTTTGATTTTTTAGGAGCTTCAATGGCTGCTGCAGAAGGTGAAGCATTTTTATATGGAATTCAACATGCAATAGAAAATCAAACACCATTTATATGTATAAGCGCTGGTGGAGGAATGAGAATGATGGAAAGTTTAATTTCATTGTCTCAAATGACAAGAACTACACTTGCAATTAATGAATTAAAGAAAAATGGTTTACCCTACTTAGTCTGCATTACAGATCCAACTGCAGGAGGAATAACTGCTTCTTATGCAATGTTAGGTGATATTCATATTGCTGAACCTGGTGCTTTAATTGCATTTGCAGGTGCAAGAGTTATTCAAGGAACAGTAAAAGAAGAATTGCCAGAAGGTTTTCAAAAAAGCGAGTATGTTGAGAAAACTGGGTTTGTTGATTTAATCGTAGAGAGAAGAGATCTAGCATCTAAAATAGGAACTTTATTATCAATATTGTTAAAACAAAATTCTGCTATAAGTTCTGAGCAAAATGAAACTTCAGAAGATACTCAGCAATTTTCAAAAGTTGCATCCTAA
- the trpA gene encoding tryptophan synthase subunit alpha has product MSSLLNKAFLNAKKENRPALLTYTVAGDNTKKKSLEILKSISNYADICELGFPHNTPIADGGQIQTSAYRAIKNGIKINDVFSIAKNFKKSKKNTPIILMGYYNMIFQYNENKFLDKCKKSKVDGLIVVDLPYPENKNFASKCKKNGVNFIQLVSPTTSQIRLKKIIKDSHDMVYYISMLSTTGGKLKVSPKKILERYNKIKNQNKSKNVVIGFGITEKTIKSLKKADGLVVGSAICKEISKSIERRQNTVTNVTNIVKRLRNKIQ; this is encoded by the coding sequence ATGAGCTCTTTACTTAATAAAGCTTTTTTAAATGCAAAAAAAGAAAATAGGCCTGCCTTACTGACTTATACAGTTGCAGGTGATAATACTAAAAAAAAATCTTTAGAAATTCTAAAGTCTATTTCAAATTATGCTGATATTTGTGAATTAGGATTTCCACATAACACACCCATAGCTGACGGAGGTCAAATCCAAACTAGTGCCTACAGAGCAATTAAAAACGGTATAAAAATTAATGATGTATTTTCAATTGCAAAAAATTTTAAAAAATCAAAAAAAAATACACCTATTATTCTAATGGGTTATTACAATATGATATTTCAGTACAATGAAAATAAATTTTTAGATAAATGTAAAAAATCAAAAGTAGATGGACTAATTGTTGTAGATTTACCTTATCCTGAAAACAAAAATTTTGCATCAAAATGTAAAAAGAATGGAGTGAATTTTATACAGCTGGTCTCACCTACTACTTCTCAAATTAGATTAAAAAAAATAATAAAGGACTCGCATGATATGGTTTACTATATTAGCATGTTGTCAACTACAGGGGGTAAACTAAAAGTTTCCCCAAAGAAAATCTTGGAAAGATACAATAAAATTAAAAATCAAAATAAATCAAAAAATGTAGTGATTGGCTTTGGTATTACAGAAAAGACGATTAAATCTCTTAAAAAAGCTGATGGTTTAGTAGTTGGTAGTGCGATATGTAAGGAAATATCTAAATCAATTGAAAGAAGACAAAATACTGTCACAAATGTTACTAATATCGTTAAAAGATTAAGAAATAAAATTCAATGA